The following are encoded in a window of Chlorocebus sabaeus isolate Y175 chromosome 10, mChlSab1.0.hap1, whole genome shotgun sequence genomic DNA:
- the SCG2 gene encoding secretogranin-2: MAEAKTHWLGAALSLIPLIFLISGAEAASFQRNQLLQKEPDLRLENVQKFPSPEMIRALEYIEKLRQQAHKEESSPDYNPYQGVSVPLQQKENGDESHLPERDALSEEDWMRIILEALRQVENEPQSVPKENKPYALNSEKNFPIDMSDDYETQQWPERKLKHMQFPPMYEENSRDNPFKRTNEIVEEQYTPQSLATLESVFQELGKLTGPNNQKRERMDEEQKLYTDDEDDIYKANNIAYEDVVGGEDWNPVEEKIESQTQEEVRDSKENTEKNEQINDEVKRSGQLGIQEEDLRKESKDQLSDDVSKVITYLKRLVNAAGSGRLQNGQNGERATRLFEKPLDSQSIYQLIEISRNLQIPPEDLIEMLKTGEKPNGSVEPERELDLPVDLDDISEADLDHPDLFQNKMFSKSGHPKTLGRAGTEALPDGLSVEDILNLLGMESAANQKTSYFPNPYNQEKVLPRLPYGPGRSRSNQLPKAAWMPYVENRQMAYENLNDKDQELGEYLARMLVKYPEIINSNQVKRVPGQGSSEDDLQEEEQIEQAIKEHLNQGSSQETDKLAPVSKRLPVGPPKNDDTPNRQYLDEDLLMKVLEYLNQEKAEKGREHIAKRAMENM; the protein is encoded by the coding sequence ATGGCTGAAGcaaagacccactggcttggagcAGCCCTGTCTCTTATCCCTTTAATTTTCCTCATCTCTGGGGCTGAAGCAGCTTCATTTCAGAGAAACCAGCTGCTTCAGAAAGAACCAGACCTCAGGTTGGAAAATGTCCAAAAGTTTCCCAGTCCTGAAATGATCAGGGCTTTGGAGTACATAGAGAAGCTCCGGCAACAGGCTCATAAGGAAGAAAGTAGCCCAGATTATAATCCCTACCAAGGTGTCTCTGTCCCCcttcagcaaaaagaaaatggtgaTGAAAGTCACTTGCCCGAGAGAGATGCACTGAGTGAAGAAGACTGGATGAGAATAATACTCGAAGCTTTGAGACAGGTTGAAAATGAGCCTCAGTCTgtaccaaaagaaaataagccCTATGCCTTGAATTCAGAAAAGAACTTTCCAATAGACATGAGTGATGATTATGAGACACAGCAGTGGCCAGAAAGAAAGCTCAAGCACATGCAATTCCCTCCTATGTATGAAGAGAATTCCAGGGATAACCCCTTTAAACGCACAAATGAAATAGTGGAGGAACAATATACTCCTCAAAGTCTTGCTACATTGGAATCTGTCTTCCAAGAGCTGGGGAAACTGACAGGACCAAACAACCAGAAACGTGAGAGGATGGATGAGGAGCAAAAACTTTATACGGACGATGAAGATGATATCTACAAGGCTAATAACATTGCCTATGAAGATGTGGTGGGGGGAGAAGATTGGAACCCAGTAGAGGAGAAAATAGAGAGTCAAACCCAGGAAGAGGTGAGAGACAGCaaagagaatacagaaaaaaatgaacaaatcaacGATGAGGTGAAACGCTCAGGGCAGCTTGGCATCCAGGAAGAAGATCTTCGGAAAGAGAGTAAAGACCAACTCTCAGATGATGTCTCCAAAGTAATTACTTATTTGAAAAGGTTAGTAAATGCTGCAGGAAGTGGGAGGTTACAGAATGGGCAAAATGGGGAAAGGGCCACCAGGCTTTTTGAAAAACCTCTTGATTCTCAGTCTATTTATCAGCTGATTGAAATCTCAAGGAATTTACAGATACCCCCGGAAGACTTAATTGAGATGCTCAAAACTGGGGAGAAGCCTAATGGATCAGTGGAACCGGAGCGGGAGCTTGACCTTCCTGTTGACCTAGACGACATCTCAGAGGCTGACTTAGACCATCCAGACCTGTTCCAAAATAAGATGTTCTCCAAGAGTGGCCACCCTAAAACGCTTGGTCGTGCTGGGACTGAGGCCCTACCAGATGGGCTCAGTGTTGAggatattttaaatcttttagggATGGAGAGTGCAGCAAATCAGAAAACTTCATATTTTCCCAATCCATATAACCAGGAGAAAGTTCTGCCAAGGCTCCCTTATGGTCCTGGAAGATCTAGATCGAACCAGCTTCCCAAAGCTGCCTGGATGCCATATGTGGAAAACAGACAGATGGCATATGAAAACCTGAATGACAAGGATCAAGAATTAGGTGAGTACTTGGCCAGGATGCTAGTTAAATACCCTGAGATCATTAATTCAAACCAAGTGAAGCGAGTTCCTGGTCAAGGCTCATCTGAAGATGACCTACAGGAAGAGGAACAAATTGAGCAGGCCATCAAAGAGCATTTGAATCAAGGCAGCTCTCAGGAGACTGACAAGCTGGCCCCGGTGAGCAAAAGGCTCCCTGTGGGGCCCCCGAAGAATGATGATACTCCAAATAGGCAGTACTTGGATGAAGATCTGTTAATGAAAGTGCTGGAATACCTCAAccaagaaaaggcagaaaagggAAGGGAGCATATTGCTAAGAGAGCAATGGAAAACATGTAA